DNA sequence from the Glycine soja cultivar W05 chromosome 18, ASM419377v2, whole genome shotgun sequence genome:
ATCACTTGCTGCAATCTTTTCATAAGAATCTATACAACAACCAATTTGCATTTGTAGATCCCTTTTATCCCAATAAGCAGACACTTTTCTTCCGGTTTCTAGGATTCTTGGATCCTTTGATTTCTAGAAGGTTAAAGGTTGATGGCGTGTGGCATAGTTATGTTTGTAGTTATGACGCATGTCCTTAATAAACTGTGTGTGGTTGTTAATTGTAAGTTTTGTTGGTGGCTGGTTCCAGGCCCTGAGATTCGGTGGAAGTGATCGAGTCTCGACAATTTGATGCCTGCAATCCCTGAATGGGTTTAGATTCAGGGGCCTCGAAACCAACATTTTTTTCGTTTGCTATGAGAAAGGATTTAGGATTGTGCAGCCCTAgagtacattttttttcctatatagAAGAGAGGTTTGGGAGTGGGGACAATTACcaacttagaaaataaaatgactaaataaaagtcaaattttttatccaagATGATGTTATGAGAAAAAATTAGGATTCGATTTTTGTAAAACATAGTATCTTTGTAGAAAAGGATGAAAACCtttataaatacaattaaacccTTAACTGAGATTAGTTTTATAATCCTACTATGGAGAAAAACTTTATAAATACAACTTGAACCCTGTCAAGGATTGGTATGATGCCAACACAAAAGGCCTTGACATCTGCATAGCTAGCTTTGGAGCTTCTTTTCTAGCCATAGCAACATCCAAAGGGTTCATGGAAGCCAAGTAGCCTCCGTCCCTTGTTTGAATTACATCCAAAGGGTTCATGGAAGCCAAGTAGCCAAGTAGCAACATCCAAATCATAAGTACTTGGAACTTTGCTTTTAGAAATGGCCAATTGACTtggaactttgttttgtttgatcaaaattaaatattttttttaaattctttaaccaatATCTTAAAAATACTTGTCAGCTTTTGCAGTGGATGTTGAGAAAATAAGCTAGTCCATagcagtaataaaaaaaatggacaaaACTATAGGATAGGCCACTAATTCAAGTGCAGTAAGATTGTAAGGAAGTAATTACGTTTTAGAAACTGACCAGAATGTCTAAACCACCATAATTTTCTTTCAACCAGTCAGCAAATTGGTTGATGGATGAAGGATCCAATATGTCAAGTTAATGACAAGCCACCTCCATGAGGCCACCTTCTTGCAAGACTTTAGCTGATTCAACACCAACACTTTCATCTCTTGAAGTCAGTACAACAGTCACTCCATGACCAGCAAGTTGCCTACATATCTCAAACCCAATTCCTCTGTTTCCACCTGTAACCACAACAACAGTTTCCTTGGACCCCCACCTATGCATACCCAATTACACAAAATAATAACAGAGTAAATATATTATGTGAATCTTATGTCCAAATGACATATGAAGATGATCGATTAAAGGTTCTAAGCAACCTAAATTTTGATCTACATAGCTAGGAAAAATTATTAGGAAATTTTGATCTATCGTCTTAGTCAATTTCTTCGTGATacatattcaaaaaaaattaatttataaaaaagttaacaaTACTTAATTATATGTCATATGAAAACTAGTTGATACCTTGACCCCTCACCACTTAATAATTTCCCTATAGTCAGACACTTTTAACAATCACAAGCTCATGATGATGAGAAagcaaaattatattaaattcaaggttttaaattacagctgtgattgaaattgaattttattgtAATCCTTGATATTgcatgaaatttggataaatGTAGCTGCAATTACAATTGTAAAAATCTTGACTTCCCGGCAGAAATTGCATTTCCTACAGTTATAACCTTAATTAAAGTCTAAttgcacaataaaaaaaatcaatatagcCATAGGACTATGAGACATGGTAGATAGCTTGGACATCAAACCTCTGGTGATCAGAATAAGGAATGGTTCTCAAAAGAGAAATTTGTTGcaatctcttttcttttaggtcctttgatttttctttgtgCCCCATCTTGTCTATCTCTGTGTGGATTTAGCACCGATGaagcttaaaaaaaataggaatctcCCACAAGCAATTCAACTGCTGGTCCATACACTTGGCTAAAGCACTTATTGCAAGactagattattttttatttggctaTGATCATGCTTCTTTTGGGCTTTATCTCATTCATTTTCGAAACAAAATTATGATTAGTTACCTAAGAATTCTTGATTAACTAaaagaagtataaaaaaaaagttaatgcaTAATAAACTTGTCAGCACTaggattttttaatgtataataaACTTGTTATTGCACTAGGATTTCAATACAAATTCTGTTGTGCCTCATAGGTAAGGGAAAGAAAACTTTACTCATAATTTTATGCATTATATATactatttgttattttcttttttttctttcttatagaACTTTTGTGAATAGCTTATTAAAGTTAATAACAtcctttgttattatattacttttcttttagTTATATAGTGTGGATAGTCAAGAAATGGAAAGTAGTATAGTTGATGCTTCGGTTGCTTCAAGAAAACGTAGAAGAGatgaagaggaggaagaagaacttgaacaagtatttttcattattgttaGTGTTGTCACTATGTTTTTGGGTGCACTGACTTGGTATCATGACAAGTACTTTGTTAAGGAACCTGCCCGAAATTTGGAATTAGAAAGGCATAGTTTCCTCAATCGATTCAAAGTCATTCCTAATTGGGATGATATTGTTGACCTATGTGCAAAGGATAGAGCTACTGGACTCGAAGTAGAAAATACATTAGATGCAAATGATATCATGAGCAAAGAAACAAATGAAGAGGAAGCAATTCATAGTGTGAGTTTTGACTTAGAGGGATCAAGTTCTGCCCACGAGAAAAAACATTCGCCCAAGTAAGAGTGGAGAGAAAGAAGGGATGATTTCCTCAATGAAAGAAATAGTCGAGTCATTGAAAGAATTTGTTGAAGTGACTAAGAAGAcggagaacaaaaaaaaatgaagataaaagaagctCAAGAAGTGGTGAGTGAGCTAGATAATATACCTAATTTTAATGGTGCACTTAGACATAGAGCAATTGATTGGTTGACAGAAAATCCCATTAAGTTTGGGATTATAAAAGTTCTTCCATTGGATGAGAAAGAGGATTGCATCTTATCTTTTATGCCTTGATGTCAAATTACAGGTACGTTTGATATCATGACAAGTATGTTGATGTTGTATGATTATGTTTTACATTTAtatctttcattttatataacaaattatgttttaacaaatatGATTTGTTTAGTGACACTTAAcattatgttttcttttgcaGAAAATATGTGAAGGAATTCCTGTGTTGAAGCAAATGCAATTAGaaaatttagaattattttgaAAGTTGGACTTATTTTgtgactagattttattttagttcaagttttttttatgtaattgcaTTACTGACCAATGACTTCGGCAaaaaaacaagttttatctatAGACTTCTAAATGACATTCTATGGTGAAATGGTACTAAATATTGTTTATGTTGTGAGTGGTGTAGTGTGtcgtaaatgaaataataatttaaatagttaaattatatatttttaattgaaatagattaaaataatacatatttattgaaatatcaCACTCGACAAATAGTACATagaatttattaatgaaaaaaataattattttattaaaaaattgttttattaaaatataaaattttaaaagagaatgcatttgattattttatcaaaataagaaaatttaaaaatgaagaaattcaatttccttatccaaacacaaaattttgaaaatgaagaaatttaattttttatccaaacacaaaattttaaaaatgaaaaaatttaattttttatccaaacacaaaattttagaaatgaaaaaatttaaattgaagtatttaaaattctcagaatttaaaattttttagaattttaaatttcctcatccaaacacgctcttaattactttataataaatgtcatgtattaaaatataaatgcatTTTCTCTCTTACAAAGATTGAATAAAAAGATTatcatagattaattaattaagtggaaaaataatacaaattaacaAATTCAATGTTATCTTAACTTATtaaccaattttttaaaagagtatgaattagttaaaagattattttatatttagtgacaaaattggaaaaaaaattaatgtgctTATGTTCAATTTTATTAACGTTAGTATCaatttgaatgaattttttttcttaatccttCAATTCATGAGAACAAATGAATCCTGATTAATTTAGAGTTCGGTTTGgactaaataaaatatgattaaaaattatttttatcaaagatCAAACTCGAATATTCATCAAATCAAATGATTCAACCTTAACATTAATGACTTGTGTTCTATCCCTTGAATTGAATGCAATGATAAAATTggacattttcttaaaattaaaagattaagttaaacatttttaaaataaaaagacctgattaagtaatttaaataataaaaaacaaaggaatAATTTAACCATCTTTACTTAATTTGACTAGTAGTACAGTGTTCATTTGACTAGTTTCCACCTTCCACGATGTTACTAACAAAACTTCAGTCTTATCTCAACCAATCCTTTGTTTCTCTTTCTGATGCACTTGCCaataaattaaactcaaacAGTCCTTTGTTTCTCTTTCTGATGCACTTgccaataaattaaacaaagaaattgAGCCTTTACTTTCAACATTATCGagatattcttcttcttcttcagggACTCAccatttttcttctccttcaatTCTTCACCATGGATCGTGTCAGCCATAGGTAACATTACTACGCCTTCCTCGTTGATTTTTCCAGTTAATgatttattcttaaattattaattttgttgttgctCCAGTTAATTTTCGATGCATTATAAAGATTTCTATACTTTGAATTAATAAAAGATCATCCAGAACATTACTTTTATGATATTGATTATAAAAGCAACTAATTTATCATACATCAACgtatattattaattagagTGAAATTAAGTTTAAATCTGTTAGGTAAAATCTCAAATTGTGGtaaatattttacatcaatAATATAATGATCCAAAATACATCTCGTATGATATAAAATGAAAGTATTTTTTGGGTcattataatatttctttaggAGTTTACTTTACTTAACACACTATGGAGATCTTCTCAATTCTTCAGGGGTTCACGGTTTCTTCTCGATGCGTCTCCGCTGTTAGAGTTGGAGTTCCAACCTACCATGGATCCTGTCATCAATTGGTAAGATTATGTCCTTGTccttgatttcaaaaaatattttttaaataattatattcttgTTCCGCGAGGTAATTTTTAATGCCGCGTGAAGATTTTTATACTTTGAATCACAATCCAAATCCATCGCAAGTATCATTTTAAACATATTCATTATAAGTATTTACTTGTTCCatgattttaaagatattttttattatgtaaattctgcaaatatatatatatatatatatatatatatatatatatatatatatatatatatatatattatttcgtAAATCttgaatattttgaaaatggcATAAGCATAtcgttttttctttctttcagaaAGAATTATATAAATAGAAGGTTAATTCTTGCTAATACACATTTGATCAAAATAGTTTTactaatttcaagaatgtttTTAACCTTGCTCAGATTAGATCCTTTcaaattttctattaaaaatatacttaagaAAAAGTTTTTCTAACTTATGAAagtctaaaaaataatatttcttcaGGGGTCTCTTTCCTTAACACTAACACTTgcctaccaaaaaaaaaaaaaaacttaacactAACAGTACTATTgagagcttcttcttcttcagggTTTCAAACTTTCTTCACAGTCTTCAGCATTGCATGGATCCTGTCATCAACTGGTAAGTTTATGCCCTTCTCATTGATTTgagtaaatgttttttttaaatcattttcttGTAGCTCGAGTTAATTTGTCATGGAAGTTTTTGATACTTTGAATCAATCAAATATCATAGTAAAtatcattcatttatttaaaaagtaaaaaacttaTCATACCAAGTAGATGAGTGAGAGTAaaatctttatataaaaaaaaacataacactAACACTTGACtaccaaaaaaaacttaacactaacactattgagagcttcttcttcttcagggTTTTAAACTTTCTTCACAGTCTTCAGCATTGCATGGATCCTGTCATCAACTGGTAAGTTTATGCCCTTCTCGTTGATTTgagtaaatgttttttttaaatcattttcttGTAGCTCGAGTTAATTTGTCATGGAAGTTTTTGATACTTTGAATCAATCAAATATCATAGTAAATATCAtccatttatttaaaaagtaacaAACTTATAGATGAGTGagagtaaaatatttatataattgtatttaattaaggtaattattataaaaattaacaaaatacttATTGCTTgagtaaaaaatgaataaataattcatacattATGTCTAACcatataaaagttttttatattatcctTTAATTACAAACTATTATATTAGTAATAATtataagtttgttgatttttttatgatcaAGTTTAAAGAAGTTTTTTCATAAATACATATAggaaaatgaaataagaaaacaaaactagtttttttcataaattaaaattaacttatgcggaagttaaaattattttttagagaaattaaaTGAGTTTAGCTTCTCCAAAAGatgattttaacttatgcataaattaactttagtttatgaataaatatttttttcttataagtatatatgaagaagtttatccaaaataaaaatcattaaaagtcatactaaaaataaattctatctGACTAACTAGTGTAAAACTTTTATAATCATACATTCttaataaattctatttttaaatttacgcGGTTGCCACTATGACTATGTGCAACAAAATTACTTGAAAGACTAGCTGAAAACTACTGAAAAGTtagtaaaaagttaaaaaattaaccgAAAGTTAAaagctaaaattttaatttattaaattataagtgttcaaTAAAATTAGGTATTGAAGTAACATATAAGtgtaaaatgatagaaaaataaaaaaattatgatttatttaaaaagaataactatgaaattgaataaatatattcaagATAAAAAtcgaagaaaatataaaaaattaaaagctaacattttaaaaaatattatttccaatagtgtttaaaaaatgagaagttaCTAGAAGTTACATTTATCGAATagtcaaacaagtttttcaacaagtaaaataagttaaaaactaattaatatatttttgtgtcAAACATAGTCTATGTGTGTTGTGCTTTTAAGTAACATTTGAATgggaaattttatatatatatatatatatatatatatatatatatatatatatatatatatttatatagacAATCACTATTAtgcataattataatatataaagttaAGGGGTGAGGGTTGtttctcatttatatattttaatttggttttatttttaatcgatGTGAGATTTGGATATTTTCCAATCGCTGTGATCACCCACCATTTGTTGTTCAAGCATCAAGTCCAACAAGTGTTGTGCCTGAGGAAGTATTTGTtggacaacttcacttaatgccaatgaattttaaaataaaatctaacctacataaagatatttttcttctttctttgttgTTTGCTGATGTTGTTGTGCTAAAATAGTGCAATGATACAGGTCAAATGAGGACCCTATTTGAGATATTTGAACAAAACATTCAGTAATACCAACAAGGTTCAGTACAGCTAGTACTAGCAAATAGCTGAGTTTTTTAAGCATGTTGTCAAGGGTCAATTCTTGATCATGTGTACAATTAGTCTCCGACATTAGGTTGAAAATATCTTTAGGCGCAAACAAAAACATAGAACAAAACATAGTACTATGTCAATAATATATGGTGGGTTAATCCATTAATCCAATTTTATATGATTCACTCAAACCAACTTGAATTCCATGTTTCAGGCTCATGTCCCTGATAAGTTGCTTAGCGACAAAGATTAATCAAATACTTGAAAAATTCACTGGGCATCAATTTAACGTTAAGACTGACGCTTGTGATGAAATTTCATTGGGTGGAGAATGGTTGTTGTATGTTGCTATTGCTGTTGTTGTAGCACTGGCAGCTATTCCTGTTGTCTGGTTGCTTTGGAAGGTGGTTTTTGGTGTTGTTTGGTTGCTTTGGAAGCTGATTTCTGGTGTTGTTTTGTTGCTATGGAACGTGATTTCTATTTTTGTATTGGGTCTTTGGAACGTGATAAGGAAGAttttctgttgttgttgtgaaaGAGGGAAGACAATGAAGGCTCCAGGGAGGAATATTCGCATTTATAGAGATGATTTTGAACGTAGCCCTAAGAACTACTTCCGTAACTTGCGCAGAGACCAACGTAACTGGCGCAATAATCAACCTCATACGATTTTGGTTTGAAATCTCAAACGTGTAAATCCACGTCAAACTAGAAGCACCTTTCAGTTGCTTCTGGTGAAACTCATGAAAAAATGAACGTCGTgctgttttattatattaaagctTGTCTGTGTTTGTGTATATGGTGCATGTTTGACGTGATTTCGGTAGATATGGT
Encoded proteins:
- the LOC114396761 gene encoding uncharacterized protein LOC114396761 isoform X1, with amino-acid sequence MDRVSHRGSRFLLDASPLLELEFQPTMDPVINWVSNFLHSLQHCMDPVINWVLNFLHSLQHCMDPVINWLMSLISCLATKINQILEKFTGHQFNVKTDACDEISLGGEWLLYVAIAVVVALAAIPVVWLLWKVVFGVVWLLWKLISGVVLLLWNVISIFVLGLWNVIRKIFCCCCERGKTMKAPGRNIRIYRDDFERSPKNYFRNLRRDQRNWRNNQPHTILV
- the LOC114396761 gene encoding uncharacterized protein LOC114396761 isoform X2; protein product: MDRVSHRGSRFLLDASPLLELEFQPTMDPVINWVSNFLHSLQHCMDPVINWLMSLISCLATKINQILEKFTGHQFNVKTDACDEISLGGEWLLYVAIAVVVALAAIPVVWLLWKVVFGVVWLLWKLISGVVLLLWNVISIFVLGLWNVIRKIFCCCCERGKTMKAPGRNIRIYRDDFERSPKNYFRNLRRDQRNWRNNQPHTILV